A genomic window from Streptococcus sanguinis includes:
- a CDS encoding ABC transporter ATP-binding protein, producing MLKLKDIHKSYQQGSQEFPILKGIDLHVKEGDFLAIMGPSGSGKSTLMNIIGCLDKASSGTYHIEGTDVSELSDNQLSDLRNQKIGFVFQNFNLMPKLTACQNVELPLTYMKIPKKERRERALEMLRLVGLEERSDFKPMELSGGQKQRVAIARALVTNPSFILGDEPTGALDTKTSVQIMDLFKQFNDEGKTIVIITHEPEVAQLCKQTVILRDGNIESKAIG from the coding sequence ATGTTAAAGCTTAAGGATATCCACAAATCTTATCAGCAGGGCAGTCAGGAATTTCCAATTTTAAAAGGAATTGATCTGCATGTGAAAGAGGGGGATTTTCTAGCTATCATGGGACCGTCTGGATCTGGTAAGTCCACTCTGATGAACATTATCGGCTGTCTGGATAAGGCAAGTTCAGGGACTTATCATATTGAAGGGACCGATGTGTCTGAGCTGTCCGACAATCAGCTGTCCGATCTACGCAATCAGAAGATTGGCTTTGTTTTTCAAAATTTCAACCTCATGCCCAAGCTGACGGCCTGTCAAAATGTAGAACTGCCTCTGACTTACATGAAAATTCCTAAAAAAGAGAGACGGGAACGGGCTCTAGAAATGCTGCGCTTGGTCGGACTGGAAGAAAGAAGCGATTTCAAGCCTATGGAGCTGTCTGGTGGTCAAAAGCAGCGGGTAGCCATTGCGCGAGCCTTGGTAACCAATCCCAGCTTCATCCTTGGTGACGAACCAACGGGGGCCCTGGATACCAAGACCAGTGTGCAGATTATGGACCTCTTTAAGCAGTTTAATGATGAGGGTAAGACCATTGTCATCATTACCCATGAGCCGGAAGTAGCCCAACTCTGCAAGCAGACGGTTATCCTGCGGGACGGTAATATAGAGAGCAAAGCGATAGGATAG
- a CDS encoding efflux RND transporter periplasmic adaptor subunit, with the protein MFRRKKMNRKTILLGSTVILACAGLGGYLYFRQINQQQAMKMVDKTIDSLTVQEAVNNSKKTSLVLSGEVVANNSSKVKIDPSKGEVKEVFVKNGDTVTQGQPLFSYVTEQQLTAQSAQYDAQSKANGITAAQNSAAIKWETYNRKLANLNALKDKYNSSQDESLLEQIKSAEDELAQALSDAKTADNEVTTAQIEAEKAQVTAQTESDRMKYDTVTADTAGTITSMNEDLPNQSKAKKEEENFIEIMDKSKTLVKGTVSEFDREKLSVGQKVEVVDRKDPKKRWSGTVTQVGSLTAENTSNNNGGNKQQENPNQGKYPYTVELDQGGEMPLVGSHSYVNIVENAPEAGKVVVNKAYTFSKNGKTYVWKVEGKTLKMHEVKTKKVSDRLVEITEGLTMQDTISTPRAGMEEGMEVGQHVKA; encoded by the coding sequence ATGTTTCGAAGAAAAAAAATGAATCGTAAGACCATTCTATTGGGCAGCACGGTCATTCTCGCTTGTGCTGGGCTGGGAGGCTATCTGTATTTTAGACAGATCAATCAACAACAGGCCATGAAAATGGTAGATAAGACGATTGATTCGCTGACAGTCCAAGAAGCTGTCAACAACAGTAAAAAAACAAGCCTGGTTTTATCTGGGGAAGTAGTTGCCAACAATAGCAGTAAGGTCAAGATTGACCCTTCTAAGGGGGAAGTCAAGGAAGTATTTGTCAAAAATGGCGATACCGTTACACAGGGGCAGCCGCTCTTTTCCTATGTGACAGAGCAGCAGTTGACAGCCCAGTCGGCTCAATATGATGCCCAGTCCAAGGCTAATGGCATCACAGCCGCTCAAAACAGCGCTGCGATTAAATGGGAAACCTATAATCGCAAGTTGGCCAATCTCAATGCTCTCAAGGACAAATACAATTCCAGTCAGGATGAGTCGCTGCTGGAGCAGATTAAGTCTGCTGAAGACGAGCTGGCTCAGGCGCTGAGCGATGCTAAGACTGCGGATAATGAAGTAACGACAGCTCAGATTGAGGCTGAAAAGGCTCAGGTGACAGCTCAGACAGAATCAGACCGGATGAAGTATGATACTGTGACTGCAGATACAGCAGGAACGATTACTTCTATGAATGAAGATTTACCCAATCAATCCAAGGCCAAAAAGGAAGAAGAAAACTTTATTGAGATTATGGACAAGTCCAAAACTCTGGTCAAAGGGACTGTCAGTGAATTTGACCGTGAGAAGCTGAGTGTTGGCCAGAAAGTGGAAGTGGTGGATCGCAAGGATCCTAAGAAACGCTGGAGTGGTACAGTAACTCAGGTCGGCAGCCTGACAGCAGAAAATACTTCCAATAATAATGGTGGGAATAAGCAACAGGAAAATCCCAACCAAGGTAAGTATCCTTATACTGTTGAGCTGGATCAAGGTGGTGAAATGCCACTGGTGGGCTCCCATTCCTATGTCAACATCGTGGAGAATGCTCCCGAGGCAGGAAAGGTAGTCGTCAATAAAGCTTATACTTTCAGTAAAAATGGCAAGACCTATGTCTGGAAGGTAGAGGGTAAGACTCTGAAAATGCATGAAGTCAAGACCAAGAAAGTGTCTGACCGTTTGGTAGAGATTACAGAAGGTTTGACTATGCAGGATACCATTTCAACCCCGAGAGCAGGTATGGAAGAAGGGATGGAGGTAGGACAGCATGTTAAAGCTTAA
- a CDS encoding preprotein translocase, with amino-acid sequence MIGLRAEDLPDFQKNSIGFEKTDKKQIVGRKGIDGFVRIELFKKTITVRKQQTSCLLNKGEIK; translated from the coding sequence ATGATAGGTCTTAGAGCGGAGGATTTGCCTGATTTTCAAAAGAATAGTATTGGTTTTGAAAAAACAGATAAAAAACAGATAGTGGGTAGGAAGGGGATAGATGGCTTTGTTAGAATAGAATTGTTCAAAAAAACAATTACTGTCAGGAAGCAACAAACTTCCTGCTTGCTAAACAAAGGAGAAATCAAATGA
- a CDS encoding lactonase family protein — translation MTQTVYFGTYTRRDSKGIYKADFNSNKETLENLTLVAEEPSPTYLAFDKAGHLYSVGAKDGQGGIAVFDQAGQLLNHVVEEGAPLCYVAVDEDRDLVYGANYHKGQVLVYKRLADGRLDLADSATHQGQGPHANQASAHVHYADLTPDQYLITCDLGTDEVITYDVTEDGKIAPLNTYKCAAGAGARHIVFHNHYKIAYLICELNSTIEVLIYDGVGHFEHLQTISTLPEDFEGANGTAAIRLSADGKFLYGSNRGHNSLAVYKILADGSLALIQIAPTNGQNPRDFNITPDQNHIIAVHQDSDNATIFKRDAESGKLTEISHDFYVPEAVCVTFK, via the coding sequence ATGACACAAACGGTTTACTTTGGAACTTATACTCGCAGAGATTCCAAGGGAATTTACAAGGCAGATTTTAATTCTAACAAGGAAACACTAGAAAACTTAACCTTGGTTGCTGAAGAGCCCAGTCCAACCTACCTAGCCTTTGATAAGGCTGGACATCTCTATTCTGTCGGAGCAAAGGACGGACAGGGGGGGATTGCAGTCTTTGACCAGGCAGGTCAGCTCCTCAACCATGTCGTTGAAGAAGGGGCTCCGCTTTGCTATGTGGCAGTCGACGAGGATCGTGACTTGGTTTACGGAGCCAATTATCATAAGGGGCAAGTCTTGGTATACAAACGCCTAGCTGATGGCAGACTTGACCTTGCTGACTCAGCTACCCATCAAGGTCAAGGACCACACGCCAACCAAGCCTCTGCCCATGTCCACTACGCAGACCTTACACCAGATCAATACCTAATCACCTGCGACTTGGGAACTGATGAAGTCATCACCTATGATGTTACTGAAGATGGAAAGATCGCTCCTCTGAACACCTACAAGTGTGCCGCTGGAGCTGGTGCCCGCCATATCGTTTTCCACAATCATTACAAAATCGCCTATTTGATCTGTGAGCTTAATTCTACTATTGAAGTCCTGATTTACGATGGAGTCGGCCATTTTGAACACCTGCAAACTATCTCCACCTTACCAGAGGACTTTGAAGGTGCAAACGGAACAGCTGCTATCCGTCTGTCTGCTGATGGCAAGTTTCTTTACGGTTCCAACCGCGGCCATAACTCTCTTGCCGTTTACAAAATCTTAGCTGACGGCAGCTTGGCCTTAATCCAGATTGCACCTACTAATGGCCAAAATCCGCGTGATTTCAACATCACACCGGATCAAAACCATATCATTGCTGTCCATCAAGACTCTGACAATGCAACCATCTTCAAACGCGATGCAGAGAGTGGAAAATTGACAGAAATCTCCCACGATTTCTACGTTCCCGAAGCTGTTTGTGTGACCTTTAAATAA